Proteins encoded within one genomic window of Mesobacillus subterraneus:
- the ribH gene encoding 6,7-dimethyl-8-ribityllumazine synthase — protein MNRIFEGNLVGTGLKVGIVVGRFNEFITSKLLGGAQDALKRHGVEEGNVDVAWVPGAFEIPLVAQKMAKSNKYDAVITLGTVIRGSTPHFDYVSNETAKGVSAAAMNSGVPVIFGVLTTDTIEQAIERAGTKAGNKGWDAAMSAIEMANLMKNIEM, from the coding sequence ATGAACAGAATTTTCGAAGGTAATTTAGTAGGAACAGGTCTTAAAGTTGGAATCGTAGTAGGGCGTTTCAATGAATTCATCACAAGCAAACTTCTGGGCGGCGCACAGGACGCATTGAAAAGACATGGTGTCGAAGAAGGCAATGTCGATGTAGCATGGGTACCGGGTGCCTTCGAAATCCCATTGGTTGCGCAAAAAATGGCGAAAAGCAATAAATATGACGCGGTCATCACATTAGGAACAGTCATTCGCGGTTCCACTCCACACTTCGATTATGTCTCGAATGAAACAGCAAAAGGTGTATCAGCCGCAGCGATGAATTCAGGGGTCCCTGTCATCTTCGGAGTTCTGACAACCGATACTATTGAACAGGCAATCGAACGTGCTGGCACAAAAGCCGGCAACAAAGGCTGGGACGCTGCAATGTCCGCGATTGAAATGGCTAATCTGATGAAAAATATTGAAATGTAA